The following DNA comes from Tunturibacter psychrotolerans.
CTCAAAGATCAGGAACGACGCGCCCGCAGCCTCATGCACCGCAGCCTCTCCTGTGCCAATCCCGCCAACTTCTTCTTCAATCGGCTTCACTCCCGCACGAGCCGCAGTCGCACCTATATCCAGGATCAAAGCAAGCGATCCATTCCCCAGCACCGTCGCGCCGGAGAACAGACCAATCTCACGCAGCACAGGCGAAAGCGGCTTCACCACAATCTCCTCCGGAGACATCAAGTCATCGACCACCAGACCGTACCTGCAACCCTCCGCCTCAAGCACCGCCAGGTAGTGCCCCTTCGACTGATCCGGATTCTCAGCGTCCAACCCCAGCAACCGGTCGAGCCACACCATCGGCAACAGCCGCTCGCGCAGGCGATACAACTCCGACGAACCAATCCTCTGCACCACCTGCGCAAACTCACGCTCAGGAATGTCCACCAGCTCCACCAGCGTGCTCTGCGGCAACGCAAACGCCTGCCCACCGCTCTTCACCACCAGCGAAGGAACAATCGCCAGCGTCAGCGGCACACGCAGGCGCAGCGTAGTCCCCACGCCTCTGCGCGACTCAACCTCAACGCTCCCACCAACCTTCTCCACGTTGGCGCGCACCACATCCATGCCAACGCCGCGTCCCGAAACCGTGGTCACCGCTGCAGCCGTCGAAAATCCCGGCAGAAATATAAGCTGCAGCGCCTCCCGCTCCGACATCCCAGCAGCATCTTCCGCCGTTACAAGATTGCGTTCAATCGCCTTCTGCAATACCCTCTCAATCGGAATCCCGGCGCCATCATCTTCGATCTCAATAACTACCGAGCCGCTCTGATGAAATGCTTTCAACCGTAGACATCCCTCAGCCGATTTCCCCGCAAGCACGCGATCAGCAGGCGACTCAATCCCATGATCGACCGCATTCCTCACCGCATGCGTCAGCGGATCCTTGATCGCCTCCAGAAGACTCTTATCCAGCCCCGTCTCCTGCCCGCTAAATTCAACCCGCACCTCGCGCCCGCACGTCCGCGCAAGATCCCGCACCATCCGAGGAAACTTCCCAAACAGATTCCCCACCGGCTGCATCCGAGCCTGCATCACCGTCTCGCGCAGATCCGCCGTCACACTATCCAGCCTTCGTGCCAACTCCGGAAAATTCGCCGCCTCCATCCCGCTCTGTAGCATCTG
Coding sequences within:
- a CDS encoding chemotaxis protein CheA, giving the protein MDELTKEFIAESQEGLDRMERCLTELEMRPDDSGLLGEIFRAVHTIKGTTGFLGFDRLEKLAHAGEHLLGSLRDGRLAVSSDLISGLLRLMDGLRAILVLIEETGSEGTRASDEDGELIAELAMLNGQEPSELPEIEAPQIALVDAAAKVEGAVPGAPSGGTASALQPTVVTEKASADKTLRIDVDVLNRMMNLVGELVLTRNQMLQSGMEAANFPELARRLDSVTADLRETVMQARMQPVGNLFGKFPRMVRDLARTCGREVRVEFSGQETGLDKSLLEAIKDPLTHAVRNAVDHGIESPADRVLAGKSAEGCLRLKAFHQSGSVVIEIEDDGAGIPIERVLQKAIERNLVTAEDAAGMSEREALQLIFLPGFSTAAAVTTVSGRGVGMDVVRANVEKVGGSVEVESRRGVGTTLRLRVPLTLAIVPSLVVKSGGQAFALPQSTLVELVDIPEREFAQVVQRIGSSELYRLRERLLPMVWLDRLLGLDAENPDQSKGHYLAVLEAEGCRYGLVVDDLMSPEEIVVKPLSPVLREIGLFSGATVLGNGSLALILDIGATAARAGVKPIEEEVGGIGTGEAAVHEAAGASFLIFEDRVRERTALPLDVVERIESVPLGQIEYAGGRALLQYRGELLPLRDEGSVLIEMETARQAGEEPMVTVLICGDASVGGAQRGGMVVRRVLDVSTGTLLDQDEATEGMELALVKEKLTLVHREFGVKAKAGWQEVA